The Cydia splendana chromosome 8, ilCydSple1.2, whole genome shotgun sequence genome contains a region encoding:
- the LOC134792647 gene encoding thioredoxin reductase 2, mitochondrial isoform X1: protein MTILNKFLKLNNLANSFYRADRTVVILRRSFSSSCGVPCWPKRKTNSIAPTESMTPDGTFDYDLAVIGGGSGGLACAKEAVNLGGKVAVLDFVTPSPLGTKWGLGGTCVNVGCIPKKLMHQAALLGESIHEAVSYGWQVPDLNAIKIDWSALTESVQNHIKSVNWVTRVDLRDKKIEYINGLGEFKDPHTLIATLKNGTKKELTARNIVIAVGGRPHYPDVPGGLEYCISSDDIFSLSHPPGKTLVVGAGYIGLECAGFLNSLGYSASVLVRSVPLRGFDQQMAGMVVAEMEQRGVTFHHRTIPLAVEKLENGQLKARWVNTETKQEGEDVFDTVLIATGRYALTKQLNLKAAGITTLSPNGKIIADHEQTNVPHIYAVGDVLEGRPELTPVAIHAGRLLARRVFANGTQHMDYENVATTVFTPLEYGCVGLSEEAALQRHGADNIEVYHAFYKPTEFFIPQRNIRNCYLKAVALREAPQRILGLHFVGPVAGEVIQGFAAAIKCGITMEQLMNTVGIHPTVAEEFTRLNITKRSGKDPNPASCCS from the exons ATGACAATACTCAAcaaatttttaaagttaaataatttgGCTAATTCGTTTTATCGAGCGGATCGGACGGTGGTAATATTGCGAAGATCGTTCAGCAGTA GTTGCGGAGTCCCTTGTTGGCCTAAACGTAAGACCAACTCTATTGCACCCACTGAAAGTATGACTCCAG ATGGGACTTTTGACTATGATTTGGCGGTCATTGGTGGTGGGTCCGGAGGCCTGGCATGCGCCAAGGAGGCTGTGAACCTCGGGGGGAAGGTGGCGGTCCTGGACTTTGTGACCCCATCGCCGCTGGGAACAAAATGGGGCCTGGGTGGCACATGCGTCAACGTTGGGTGCATACCGAAGAAGCTGATGCACCAGGCTGCATTATTAGGAGAAAGCATTCAT GAAGCAGTATCATACGGCTGGCAAGTCCCAGACTTGAACGCCATCAAAATCGACTGGAGCGCCCTCACCGAGTCCGTCCAGAACCACATCAAGTCCGTCAACTGGGTCACCAGGGTGGACTTGCGGGATAAGAAGATCGAGTACATCAATGGACTTGGAGAGTTCAAG GACCCGCACACGCTAATAGCGACGCTGAAGAACGGCACGAAGAAGGAGTTGACGGCGCGCAACATCGTGATCGCGGTGGGCGGGCGGCCGCACTACCCCGACGTGCCGGGCGGCCTGGAGTACTGCATCAGCTCCGACGACATCTTCAGCCTGTCCCACCCGCCCGGCAAGACGCTCGTTGTTGGCGCTGGAT ACATCGGGCTCGAGTGCGCCGGCTTCCTCAACTCGCTCGGCTACTCGGCCTCCGTGCTCGTCCGCTCCGTGCCTCTCCGTGGGTTCGACCAGCAGATGGCCGGCATGGTGGTCGCCGAGATGGAACAGCGAGGAGTTACCTTCCATCACAGGACCATCCCTCTGGCGGTGGAGAAGCTAGAGAATGGGCAGCTGAAGGCGCGCTGGGTCAACACCGAGACTAAACAAGA GGGCGAGGATGTTTTCGATACGGTTCTGATTGCCACTGGTCGCTACGCGCTCACCAAACAGCTCAACTTAAAAGCCGCTGGTATCACG ACGTTATCACCGAACGGCAAGATCATCGCCGACCACGAACAGACCAACGTCCCGCACATCTACGCGGTGGGCGACGTACTGGAAGGCCGTCCTGAACTCACGCCCGTCGCCATACACGCCGGTCGGCTGCTGGCTAGGAGGGTGTTCGCTAACGGCACGCAACATATGGACTACGAGAATGTTGCTACTACGGTGTTCACGCCTTTGGAGTATGGATGCGTTGGGCTCAGTGAGGAGGCAGCCCTACAGAG ACACGGCGCGGACAACATCGAAGTGTACCACGCGTTCTACAAGCCCACGGAGTTCTTCATCCCGCAGCGCAACATCCGCAACTGCTACCTCAAGGCCGTCGCCCTCCGCGAGGCGCCGCAGCGGATCCTGGGACTGCACTTCGTGGGACCCGTCGCTGGGGAGGTTATTCAGGGCTTCGCGGCCGCCATTAA ATGCGGCATCACAATGGAGCAGCTGATGAACACGGTGGGCATCCACCCCACCGTGGCCGAGGAGTTCACCCGCCTCAACATCACCAAGCGCTCCGGCAAGGACCCCAACCCCGCCTCCTGCTGCAGCTAG
- the LOC134792647 gene encoding thioredoxin reductase 2, mitochondrial isoform X2, whose product MHLHTVVINVIIIYLNTYKRWSLPNRDGVHITSLPQNAARKYEYDVMRLTSTTTKNGTFDYDLAVIGGGSGGLACAKEAVNLGGKVAVLDFVTPSPLGTKWGLGGTCVNVGCIPKKLMHQAALLGESIHEAVSYGWQVPDLNAIKIDWSALTESVQNHIKSVNWVTRVDLRDKKIEYINGLGEFKDPHTLIATLKNGTKKELTARNIVIAVGGRPHYPDVPGGLEYCISSDDIFSLSHPPGKTLVVGAGYIGLECAGFLNSLGYSASVLVRSVPLRGFDQQMAGMVVAEMEQRGVTFHHRTIPLAVEKLENGQLKARWVNTETKQEGEDVFDTVLIATGRYALTKQLNLKAAGITTLSPNGKIIADHEQTNVPHIYAVGDVLEGRPELTPVAIHAGRLLARRVFANGTQHMDYENVATTVFTPLEYGCVGLSEEAALQRHGADNIEVYHAFYKPTEFFIPQRNIRNCYLKAVALREAPQRILGLHFVGPVAGEVIQGFAAAIKCGITMEQLMNTVGIHPTVAEEFTRLNITKRSGKDPNPASCCS is encoded by the exons ATGCATTTACACACAgtagttattaatgttattatcatTTATCTCAACACCTATAAAAGGTGGAGCCTACCGAACCGCGACGGAGTGCATATTACCAGTTTACCAC AAAACGCTGCTCGTAAGTACGAGTACGATGTGATGAGGTTAACGTCAACGACCACGAAAA ATGGGACTTTTGACTATGATTTGGCGGTCATTGGTGGTGGGTCCGGAGGCCTGGCATGCGCCAAGGAGGCTGTGAACCTCGGGGGGAAGGTGGCGGTCCTGGACTTTGTGACCCCATCGCCGCTGGGAACAAAATGGGGCCTGGGTGGCACATGCGTCAACGTTGGGTGCATACCGAAGAAGCTGATGCACCAGGCTGCATTATTAGGAGAAAGCATTCAT GAAGCAGTATCATACGGCTGGCAAGTCCCAGACTTGAACGCCATCAAAATCGACTGGAGCGCCCTCACCGAGTCCGTCCAGAACCACATCAAGTCCGTCAACTGGGTCACCAGGGTGGACTTGCGGGATAAGAAGATCGAGTACATCAATGGACTTGGAGAGTTCAAG GACCCGCACACGCTAATAGCGACGCTGAAGAACGGCACGAAGAAGGAGTTGACGGCGCGCAACATCGTGATCGCGGTGGGCGGGCGGCCGCACTACCCCGACGTGCCGGGCGGCCTGGAGTACTGCATCAGCTCCGACGACATCTTCAGCCTGTCCCACCCGCCCGGCAAGACGCTCGTTGTTGGCGCTGGAT ACATCGGGCTCGAGTGCGCCGGCTTCCTCAACTCGCTCGGCTACTCGGCCTCCGTGCTCGTCCGCTCCGTGCCTCTCCGTGGGTTCGACCAGCAGATGGCCGGCATGGTGGTCGCCGAGATGGAACAGCGAGGAGTTACCTTCCATCACAGGACCATCCCTCTGGCGGTGGAGAAGCTAGAGAATGGGCAGCTGAAGGCGCGCTGGGTCAACACCGAGACTAAACAAGA GGGCGAGGATGTTTTCGATACGGTTCTGATTGCCACTGGTCGCTACGCGCTCACCAAACAGCTCAACTTAAAAGCCGCTGGTATCACG ACGTTATCACCGAACGGCAAGATCATCGCCGACCACGAACAGACCAACGTCCCGCACATCTACGCGGTGGGCGACGTACTGGAAGGCCGTCCTGAACTCACGCCCGTCGCCATACACGCCGGTCGGCTGCTGGCTAGGAGGGTGTTCGCTAACGGCACGCAACATATGGACTACGAGAATGTTGCTACTACGGTGTTCACGCCTTTGGAGTATGGATGCGTTGGGCTCAGTGAGGAGGCAGCCCTACAGAG ACACGGCGCGGACAACATCGAAGTGTACCACGCGTTCTACAAGCCCACGGAGTTCTTCATCCCGCAGCGCAACATCCGCAACTGCTACCTCAAGGCCGTCGCCCTCCGCGAGGCGCCGCAGCGGATCCTGGGACTGCACTTCGTGGGACCCGTCGCTGGGGAGGTTATTCAGGGCTTCGCGGCCGCCATTAA ATGCGGCATCACAATGGAGCAGCTGATGAACACGGTGGGCATCCACCCCACCGTGGCCGAGGAGTTCACCCGCCTCAACATCACCAAGCGCTCCGGCAAGGACCCCAACCCCGCCTCCTGCTGCAGCTAG
- the LOC134792647 gene encoding thioredoxin reductase 1, mitochondrial isoform X3, translated as MDPVFADYTVCPNDNKCKLMENAARKYEYDVMRLTSTTTKNGTFDYDLAVIGGGSGGLACAKEAVNLGGKVAVLDFVTPSPLGTKWGLGGTCVNVGCIPKKLMHQAALLGESIHEAVSYGWQVPDLNAIKIDWSALTESVQNHIKSVNWVTRVDLRDKKIEYINGLGEFKDPHTLIATLKNGTKKELTARNIVIAVGGRPHYPDVPGGLEYCISSDDIFSLSHPPGKTLVVGAGYIGLECAGFLNSLGYSASVLVRSVPLRGFDQQMAGMVVAEMEQRGVTFHHRTIPLAVEKLENGQLKARWVNTETKQEGEDVFDTVLIATGRYALTKQLNLKAAGITTLSPNGKIIADHEQTNVPHIYAVGDVLEGRPELTPVAIHAGRLLARRVFANGTQHMDYENVATTVFTPLEYGCVGLSEEAALQRHGADNIEVYHAFYKPTEFFIPQRNIRNCYLKAVALREAPQRILGLHFVGPVAGEVIQGFAAAIKCGITMEQLMNTVGIHPTVAEEFTRLNITKRSGKDPNPASCCS; from the exons ATGGACCCCGTATTCGCAGATTACACAGTGTGCCCCAATGACAACAAGTGCAAATTGATGG AAAACGCTGCTCGTAAGTACGAGTACGATGTGATGAGGTTAACGTCAACGACCACGAAAA ATGGGACTTTTGACTATGATTTGGCGGTCATTGGTGGTGGGTCCGGAGGCCTGGCATGCGCCAAGGAGGCTGTGAACCTCGGGGGGAAGGTGGCGGTCCTGGACTTTGTGACCCCATCGCCGCTGGGAACAAAATGGGGCCTGGGTGGCACATGCGTCAACGTTGGGTGCATACCGAAGAAGCTGATGCACCAGGCTGCATTATTAGGAGAAAGCATTCAT GAAGCAGTATCATACGGCTGGCAAGTCCCAGACTTGAACGCCATCAAAATCGACTGGAGCGCCCTCACCGAGTCCGTCCAGAACCACATCAAGTCCGTCAACTGGGTCACCAGGGTGGACTTGCGGGATAAGAAGATCGAGTACATCAATGGACTTGGAGAGTTCAAG GACCCGCACACGCTAATAGCGACGCTGAAGAACGGCACGAAGAAGGAGTTGACGGCGCGCAACATCGTGATCGCGGTGGGCGGGCGGCCGCACTACCCCGACGTGCCGGGCGGCCTGGAGTACTGCATCAGCTCCGACGACATCTTCAGCCTGTCCCACCCGCCCGGCAAGACGCTCGTTGTTGGCGCTGGAT ACATCGGGCTCGAGTGCGCCGGCTTCCTCAACTCGCTCGGCTACTCGGCCTCCGTGCTCGTCCGCTCCGTGCCTCTCCGTGGGTTCGACCAGCAGATGGCCGGCATGGTGGTCGCCGAGATGGAACAGCGAGGAGTTACCTTCCATCACAGGACCATCCCTCTGGCGGTGGAGAAGCTAGAGAATGGGCAGCTGAAGGCGCGCTGGGTCAACACCGAGACTAAACAAGA GGGCGAGGATGTTTTCGATACGGTTCTGATTGCCACTGGTCGCTACGCGCTCACCAAACAGCTCAACTTAAAAGCCGCTGGTATCACG ACGTTATCACCGAACGGCAAGATCATCGCCGACCACGAACAGACCAACGTCCCGCACATCTACGCGGTGGGCGACGTACTGGAAGGCCGTCCTGAACTCACGCCCGTCGCCATACACGCCGGTCGGCTGCTGGCTAGGAGGGTGTTCGCTAACGGCACGCAACATATGGACTACGAGAATGTTGCTACTACGGTGTTCACGCCTTTGGAGTATGGATGCGTTGGGCTCAGTGAGGAGGCAGCCCTACAGAG ACACGGCGCGGACAACATCGAAGTGTACCACGCGTTCTACAAGCCCACGGAGTTCTTCATCCCGCAGCGCAACATCCGCAACTGCTACCTCAAGGCCGTCGCCCTCCGCGAGGCGCCGCAGCGGATCCTGGGACTGCACTTCGTGGGACCCGTCGCTGGGGAGGTTATTCAGGGCTTCGCGGCCGCCATTAA ATGCGGCATCACAATGGAGCAGCTGATGAACACGGTGGGCATCCACCCCACCGTGGCCGAGGAGTTCACCCGCCTCAACATCACCAAGCGCTCCGGCAAGGACCCCAACCCCGCCTCCTGCTGCAGCTAG
- the LOC134792647 gene encoding thioredoxin reductase 1, mitochondrial isoform X5: MAPIGCGVPCWPKRKTNSIAPTESMTPDGTFDYDLAVIGGGSGGLACAKEAVNLGGKVAVLDFVTPSPLGTKWGLGGTCVNVGCIPKKLMHQAALLGESIHEAVSYGWQVPDLNAIKIDWSALTESVQNHIKSVNWVTRVDLRDKKIEYINGLGEFKDPHTLIATLKNGTKKELTARNIVIAVGGRPHYPDVPGGLEYCISSDDIFSLSHPPGKTLVVGAGYIGLECAGFLNSLGYSASVLVRSVPLRGFDQQMAGMVVAEMEQRGVTFHHRTIPLAVEKLENGQLKARWVNTETKQEGEDVFDTVLIATGRYALTKQLNLKAAGITTLSPNGKIIADHEQTNVPHIYAVGDVLEGRPELTPVAIHAGRLLARRVFANGTQHMDYENVATTVFTPLEYGCVGLSEEAALQRHGADNIEVYHAFYKPTEFFIPQRNIRNCYLKAVALREAPQRILGLHFVGPVAGEVIQGFAAAIKCGITMEQLMNTVGIHPTVAEEFTRLNITKRSGKDPNPASCCS, translated from the exons ATGGCACCTATAG GTTGCGGAGTCCCTTGTTGGCCTAAACGTAAGACCAACTCTATTGCACCCACTGAAAGTATGACTCCAG ATGGGACTTTTGACTATGATTTGGCGGTCATTGGTGGTGGGTCCGGAGGCCTGGCATGCGCCAAGGAGGCTGTGAACCTCGGGGGGAAGGTGGCGGTCCTGGACTTTGTGACCCCATCGCCGCTGGGAACAAAATGGGGCCTGGGTGGCACATGCGTCAACGTTGGGTGCATACCGAAGAAGCTGATGCACCAGGCTGCATTATTAGGAGAAAGCATTCAT GAAGCAGTATCATACGGCTGGCAAGTCCCAGACTTGAACGCCATCAAAATCGACTGGAGCGCCCTCACCGAGTCCGTCCAGAACCACATCAAGTCCGTCAACTGGGTCACCAGGGTGGACTTGCGGGATAAGAAGATCGAGTACATCAATGGACTTGGAGAGTTCAAG GACCCGCACACGCTAATAGCGACGCTGAAGAACGGCACGAAGAAGGAGTTGACGGCGCGCAACATCGTGATCGCGGTGGGCGGGCGGCCGCACTACCCCGACGTGCCGGGCGGCCTGGAGTACTGCATCAGCTCCGACGACATCTTCAGCCTGTCCCACCCGCCCGGCAAGACGCTCGTTGTTGGCGCTGGAT ACATCGGGCTCGAGTGCGCCGGCTTCCTCAACTCGCTCGGCTACTCGGCCTCCGTGCTCGTCCGCTCCGTGCCTCTCCGTGGGTTCGACCAGCAGATGGCCGGCATGGTGGTCGCCGAGATGGAACAGCGAGGAGTTACCTTCCATCACAGGACCATCCCTCTGGCGGTGGAGAAGCTAGAGAATGGGCAGCTGAAGGCGCGCTGGGTCAACACCGAGACTAAACAAGA GGGCGAGGATGTTTTCGATACGGTTCTGATTGCCACTGGTCGCTACGCGCTCACCAAACAGCTCAACTTAAAAGCCGCTGGTATCACG ACGTTATCACCGAACGGCAAGATCATCGCCGACCACGAACAGACCAACGTCCCGCACATCTACGCGGTGGGCGACGTACTGGAAGGCCGTCCTGAACTCACGCCCGTCGCCATACACGCCGGTCGGCTGCTGGCTAGGAGGGTGTTCGCTAACGGCACGCAACATATGGACTACGAGAATGTTGCTACTACGGTGTTCACGCCTTTGGAGTATGGATGCGTTGGGCTCAGTGAGGAGGCAGCCCTACAGAG ACACGGCGCGGACAACATCGAAGTGTACCACGCGTTCTACAAGCCCACGGAGTTCTTCATCCCGCAGCGCAACATCCGCAACTGCTACCTCAAGGCCGTCGCCCTCCGCGAGGCGCCGCAGCGGATCCTGGGACTGCACTTCGTGGGACCCGTCGCTGGGGAGGTTATTCAGGGCTTCGCGGCCGCCATTAA ATGCGGCATCACAATGGAGCAGCTGATGAACACGGTGGGCATCCACCCCACCGTGGCCGAGGAGTTCACCCGCCTCAACATCACCAAGCGCTCCGGCAAGGACCCCAACCCCGCCTCCTGCTGCAGCTAG
- the LOC134792647 gene encoding thioredoxin reductase 1, mitochondrial isoform X6 encodes MAPIDGTFDYDLAVIGGGSGGLACAKEAVNLGGKVAVLDFVTPSPLGTKWGLGGTCVNVGCIPKKLMHQAALLGESIHEAVSYGWQVPDLNAIKIDWSALTESVQNHIKSVNWVTRVDLRDKKIEYINGLGEFKDPHTLIATLKNGTKKELTARNIVIAVGGRPHYPDVPGGLEYCISSDDIFSLSHPPGKTLVVGAGYIGLECAGFLNSLGYSASVLVRSVPLRGFDQQMAGMVVAEMEQRGVTFHHRTIPLAVEKLENGQLKARWVNTETKQEGEDVFDTVLIATGRYALTKQLNLKAAGITTLSPNGKIIADHEQTNVPHIYAVGDVLEGRPELTPVAIHAGRLLARRVFANGTQHMDYENVATTVFTPLEYGCVGLSEEAALQRHGADNIEVYHAFYKPTEFFIPQRNIRNCYLKAVALREAPQRILGLHFVGPVAGEVIQGFAAAIKCGITMEQLMNTVGIHPTVAEEFTRLNITKRSGKDPNPASCCS; translated from the exons ATGGCACCTATAG ATGGGACTTTTGACTATGATTTGGCGGTCATTGGTGGTGGGTCCGGAGGCCTGGCATGCGCCAAGGAGGCTGTGAACCTCGGGGGGAAGGTGGCGGTCCTGGACTTTGTGACCCCATCGCCGCTGGGAACAAAATGGGGCCTGGGTGGCACATGCGTCAACGTTGGGTGCATACCGAAGAAGCTGATGCACCAGGCTGCATTATTAGGAGAAAGCATTCAT GAAGCAGTATCATACGGCTGGCAAGTCCCAGACTTGAACGCCATCAAAATCGACTGGAGCGCCCTCACCGAGTCCGTCCAGAACCACATCAAGTCCGTCAACTGGGTCACCAGGGTGGACTTGCGGGATAAGAAGATCGAGTACATCAATGGACTTGGAGAGTTCAAG GACCCGCACACGCTAATAGCGACGCTGAAGAACGGCACGAAGAAGGAGTTGACGGCGCGCAACATCGTGATCGCGGTGGGCGGGCGGCCGCACTACCCCGACGTGCCGGGCGGCCTGGAGTACTGCATCAGCTCCGACGACATCTTCAGCCTGTCCCACCCGCCCGGCAAGACGCTCGTTGTTGGCGCTGGAT ACATCGGGCTCGAGTGCGCCGGCTTCCTCAACTCGCTCGGCTACTCGGCCTCCGTGCTCGTCCGCTCCGTGCCTCTCCGTGGGTTCGACCAGCAGATGGCCGGCATGGTGGTCGCCGAGATGGAACAGCGAGGAGTTACCTTCCATCACAGGACCATCCCTCTGGCGGTGGAGAAGCTAGAGAATGGGCAGCTGAAGGCGCGCTGGGTCAACACCGAGACTAAACAAGA GGGCGAGGATGTTTTCGATACGGTTCTGATTGCCACTGGTCGCTACGCGCTCACCAAACAGCTCAACTTAAAAGCCGCTGGTATCACG ACGTTATCACCGAACGGCAAGATCATCGCCGACCACGAACAGACCAACGTCCCGCACATCTACGCGGTGGGCGACGTACTGGAAGGCCGTCCTGAACTCACGCCCGTCGCCATACACGCCGGTCGGCTGCTGGCTAGGAGGGTGTTCGCTAACGGCACGCAACATATGGACTACGAGAATGTTGCTACTACGGTGTTCACGCCTTTGGAGTATGGATGCGTTGGGCTCAGTGAGGAGGCAGCCCTACAGAG ACACGGCGCGGACAACATCGAAGTGTACCACGCGTTCTACAAGCCCACGGAGTTCTTCATCCCGCAGCGCAACATCCGCAACTGCTACCTCAAGGCCGTCGCCCTCCGCGAGGCGCCGCAGCGGATCCTGGGACTGCACTTCGTGGGACCCGTCGCTGGGGAGGTTATTCAGGGCTTCGCGGCCGCCATTAA ATGCGGCATCACAATGGAGCAGCTGATGAACACGGTGGGCATCCACCCCACCGTGGCCGAGGAGTTCACCCGCCTCAACATCACCAAGCGCTCCGGCAAGGACCCCAACCCCGCCTCCTGCTGCAGCTAG
- the LOC134792647 gene encoding thioredoxin reductase 1, mitochondrial isoform X4: MTILNKFLKLNNLANSFYRADRTVVILRRSFSSNGTFDYDLAVIGGGSGGLACAKEAVNLGGKVAVLDFVTPSPLGTKWGLGGTCVNVGCIPKKLMHQAALLGESIHEAVSYGWQVPDLNAIKIDWSALTESVQNHIKSVNWVTRVDLRDKKIEYINGLGEFKDPHTLIATLKNGTKKELTARNIVIAVGGRPHYPDVPGGLEYCISSDDIFSLSHPPGKTLVVGAGYIGLECAGFLNSLGYSASVLVRSVPLRGFDQQMAGMVVAEMEQRGVTFHHRTIPLAVEKLENGQLKARWVNTETKQEGEDVFDTVLIATGRYALTKQLNLKAAGITTLSPNGKIIADHEQTNVPHIYAVGDVLEGRPELTPVAIHAGRLLARRVFANGTQHMDYENVATTVFTPLEYGCVGLSEEAALQRHGADNIEVYHAFYKPTEFFIPQRNIRNCYLKAVALREAPQRILGLHFVGPVAGEVIQGFAAAIKCGITMEQLMNTVGIHPTVAEEFTRLNITKRSGKDPNPASCCS; this comes from the exons ATGACAATACTCAAcaaatttttaaagttaaataatttgGCTAATTCGTTTTATCGAGCGGATCGGACGGTGGTAATATTGCGAAGATCGTTCAGCAGTA ATGGGACTTTTGACTATGATTTGGCGGTCATTGGTGGTGGGTCCGGAGGCCTGGCATGCGCCAAGGAGGCTGTGAACCTCGGGGGGAAGGTGGCGGTCCTGGACTTTGTGACCCCATCGCCGCTGGGAACAAAATGGGGCCTGGGTGGCACATGCGTCAACGTTGGGTGCATACCGAAGAAGCTGATGCACCAGGCTGCATTATTAGGAGAAAGCATTCAT GAAGCAGTATCATACGGCTGGCAAGTCCCAGACTTGAACGCCATCAAAATCGACTGGAGCGCCCTCACCGAGTCCGTCCAGAACCACATCAAGTCCGTCAACTGGGTCACCAGGGTGGACTTGCGGGATAAGAAGATCGAGTACATCAATGGACTTGGAGAGTTCAAG GACCCGCACACGCTAATAGCGACGCTGAAGAACGGCACGAAGAAGGAGTTGACGGCGCGCAACATCGTGATCGCGGTGGGCGGGCGGCCGCACTACCCCGACGTGCCGGGCGGCCTGGAGTACTGCATCAGCTCCGACGACATCTTCAGCCTGTCCCACCCGCCCGGCAAGACGCTCGTTGTTGGCGCTGGAT ACATCGGGCTCGAGTGCGCCGGCTTCCTCAACTCGCTCGGCTACTCGGCCTCCGTGCTCGTCCGCTCCGTGCCTCTCCGTGGGTTCGACCAGCAGATGGCCGGCATGGTGGTCGCCGAGATGGAACAGCGAGGAGTTACCTTCCATCACAGGACCATCCCTCTGGCGGTGGAGAAGCTAGAGAATGGGCAGCTGAAGGCGCGCTGGGTCAACACCGAGACTAAACAAGA GGGCGAGGATGTTTTCGATACGGTTCTGATTGCCACTGGTCGCTACGCGCTCACCAAACAGCTCAACTTAAAAGCCGCTGGTATCACG ACGTTATCACCGAACGGCAAGATCATCGCCGACCACGAACAGACCAACGTCCCGCACATCTACGCGGTGGGCGACGTACTGGAAGGCCGTCCTGAACTCACGCCCGTCGCCATACACGCCGGTCGGCTGCTGGCTAGGAGGGTGTTCGCTAACGGCACGCAACATATGGACTACGAGAATGTTGCTACTACGGTGTTCACGCCTTTGGAGTATGGATGCGTTGGGCTCAGTGAGGAGGCAGCCCTACAGAG ACACGGCGCGGACAACATCGAAGTGTACCACGCGTTCTACAAGCCCACGGAGTTCTTCATCCCGCAGCGCAACATCCGCAACTGCTACCTCAAGGCCGTCGCCCTCCGCGAGGCGCCGCAGCGGATCCTGGGACTGCACTTCGTGGGACCCGTCGCTGGGGAGGTTATTCAGGGCTTCGCGGCCGCCATTAA ATGCGGCATCACAATGGAGCAGCTGATGAACACGGTGGGCATCCACCCCACCGTGGCCGAGGAGTTCACCCGCCTCAACATCACCAAGCGCTCCGGCAAGGACCCCAACCCCGCCTCCTGCTGCAGCTAG
- the LOC134792649 gene encoding C-signal → MKSVLITGANRGLGLGMVKYLTKHNKAETIFATCRKESEELKQLSHENKNLHILNLDVANTGNYGEISSQISGVVGSIGLNLLINNAGISTKFTKLNLVKTEQLLDNLTINTIAPIMLTKTLLPLLKQAAEANKDQPFGVRRAAVINMSSILGSIAQNDQGGFYPYRCSKAALNAATKSMSIDLKKDQILVASMHPGWVRTDMGGKNAPLDVDTSIAGIFATVERLGEADTGRFLQYDGSELPW, encoded by the exons ATGAAATCTGTGCTAATTACTGGAGCCAACAGAGGCTTAGGACTCGGCATGGTGAAATATCTCACTAAACACAACAAAGCAGAAACAATATTCGCAACATGCCGCAAAGAATCCGAG GAACTTAAGCAACTATCACATGAAAATAAAAACCTTCACATATTGAACTTAG ATGTGGCAAACACGGGTAACTATGGCGAGATTTCATCGCAGATCTCAGGAGTAGTGGGTTCGATCGGATTGAACCTACTGATCAATAATGCTGGGATATCCACTAAGTTTACCAAGCTTAACCTTGTGAAGACTGAGCAGTTACTTGATAATCTCACGATCAACACCATCGCACCCATCATGCTTACAAAG ACCCTCTTGCCGCTACTGAAACAAGCAGCTGAAGCCAACAAAGACCAGCCCTTCGGAGTCCGTCGCGCTGCCGTTATCAACATGAGTTCAATTCTGGGATCTATCGCGCAGAACGACCAGGGCGGGTTCTACCCTTACCGGTGCTCAAAG gCGGCTCTCAACGCTGCAACCAAATCCATGAGTATTGATCTCAAGAAGGACCAGATCCTAGTGGCAAGCATGCACCCAGGTTGGGTGCGTACCGACATGGGTGGCAAGAACGCGCCGCTAGACGTGGACACGAGCATCGCCGGCATCTTCGCCACGGTGGAGCGGCTCGGCGAGGCTGACACTGGCCGGTTTTTGCAGTACGACGGATCTGAGCTGCCGTGGTAA